In Hemicordylus capensis ecotype Gifberg chromosome 13, rHemCap1.1.pri, whole genome shotgun sequence, a single window of DNA contains:
- the MSLN gene encoding mesothelin: protein MGINNHLKQGGIKNPEEPIEQTIFTRIWICIVDGQSLKALGSSVAGLSSSILERVPPKAVLDAVKDPSFAKQLENVSPTLKIVLVQKLMAAVDPLSDLVKYVPNELVPYIPKAVLAPGSEFNIEDLNSKPWTPIQAAMFFDDVIKKVSSYSSLSPHVLSGFTCAVANSLDTEKSQQLAKAMKQKNVKLSEEQLSCLAKMVTAGGIPKDLNDYPKELLLVLSPSDYAVIGSCKEYISRIGEANIDVLQKGSPQRTQLLLEALSCLNISGPILSKENAHILGHLVCDLNANYIAVSGGNFLEQLNQCQSFSAEQVQAIQALLGSGNTHYGPPEKWSSSTLKKLSGLLPVLDHSILKKIPRDVFTPWLRLFLHTSHLPRKQLASVVESLQSSRRKRASACPADKTVTEEVIGDELMPLDYTPEELRVCLTGQVLTDNLGVLMQYAFTDEQLAVIKQNLDEMYPRGYPESVVRNLGSLFPIITLDDIKKWKITSPDTLAALLENQPDNNLATIIIKQYTNSGGPLNALALDAIGSRYICLLDVDQLKKINEVAIRDADKLDPSNCSQTTKDILYPQAKRAFSDRHNQFPDYYNLIKPYLGGAPGEDLRALSKDGVNMDIYTFMGLRNDSVLELTPDSVKGLMGMNLKDLKSQENNSPLKEWIRRQRQSELDPLGLTGGLPNGYINITPRINVPPETSAAPLTTNVHALQVFSAFLLTLLLTFFLS, encoded by the exons ATTGTGGATGGACAGAGCCTCAAAGCACTTGGGAGCTCAGTGGCTGGGCTGAGCAGCAGCATCCTGGAAAGAGTGCCTCCCAAGGCGGTCCTGGATGCTGTGAAAGACCCAAGTTTTGCCAAGCAGCTGGAGAATGTGTCACCCACTCTGAAAATCGTGCTCGTGCAAAAG CTGATGGCTGCTGTTGATCCATTAAGTGACTTAGTGAAATACGTTCCTAATGAACTGGTTCCCTATATACCGAAAGCAGTGCTGGCTCCTGGGAGTGAGTTCAACATTGAAGACCTTAACAGCAAACCATGGACCCCAATACAG GCTGCCATgttttttgatgatgtcatcaagaAAGTCTCCAGTTACAGCAG CCTGTCCCCCCATGTCCTGAGCGGTTTCACCTGTGCAGTCGCCAATTCTTTGGACACTGAGAAATCCCAACAGCTTGCCAAAGCCATGAAGCAGAAGAATGTCAAGCTAAGTGAAGAGCAG TTGAGCTGCCTAGCAAAGATGGTGACCGCAGGAGGGATCCCCAAGGATTTGAACGACTACCCTAAAGAATTGCTTCTCGTTTTAAG TCCTTCAGATTATGCCGTAATTGGAAGCTGTAAAGAGTATATCAGTCGCATTGGGGAAGCCAATATTGATGTATTGCAGAAAGGTTCCCCACAACGGACACAGCTGCTCTTGGAGGCCTTGTCCTGTCTG AATATCTCTGGCCCCATTCTGAGCAAAGAAAATGCACACATTCTGGGCCACTTGGTCTGTGACTTGAATGCCAACTACATTGCAGTATCTGGCGGGAATTTCCTGGAGCAGTTAAATCAGTGCCAGTCCTTCAGTGCTGAACAAGTCCAAGCAATCCAAGCTCTCCTCGGCAGCGGAAACACCCACTACGG GCCTCCCGAAAAGTGGTCTTCATCTACCCTGAAGAAACTGTCTGGTTTGCTTCCTGTACTTGATCACAGCATCCTGAAAAAAATCCCCAGA GACGTTTTTACCCCATGGCTGAGACTCTTCCTGCATACTTCCCACCTACCAAGAAAACAGTTAGCCTCTGTTGTGGAAAGCCTCCAGTCCTCCAGGCGAAAACGTGCCTCAG CATGTCCAGCCGACAAAACTGTAACAGAAGAAGTGATTGGCGATGAACTGATGCCGCTCGATTACACGCCTGAGGAGCTCCGTGTATGTTTGACGGGCCAGGTCCTGACGGACAATCTCGGTGTCCTGATGCAGTATGCTTTCACTGATGAACAGCTGGCTGTGATCAAGCAGAACCTCGATGAG ATGTATCCCAGAGGATATCCCGAGTCAGTCGTCCGCAATCTGGGAAGCCTCTTTCCTATCATAACCTTGGATGACATTAAGAAATGGAAGATCACCTCCCCGGACACACTTGCTGCTTTGTTGGAGAATCAGCCTGATAACAACCTG GCCACCATAATTATTAAGCAATATACCAATTCCGGAGGCCCCCTGAATGCCCTGGCACTGGATGCAATTGGATCGAGATACATCTGTCTCTTGGATGTGGATCAGCTCAAGAAGATAAATGAAGTGGCCATCAG GGATGCCGACAAACTGGACCCTTCCAATTGCTCCCAAACCACCAAAGATATTCTCTATCCCCAAGCCAAGCGGGCTTTCTCCGACCGACACAACCAATTCCCTGATTATTATAACCTGATCAAGCCATACCTAG GTGGTGCCCCAGGTGAGGATCTGAGAGCACTTAGCAAAGATGGTGTCAACATGGATATCTATACTTTCATGGGCTTAAGAAATGACTCTGTGCTG GAACTAACTCCCGATAGCGTGAAGGGTTTGATGGGCATGAACCTGAAAGATCTGAAGAGCCAGGAGAACAATTCCCCTCTCAAGGAATGGATTCGCAGACAGAGACAGTCGGAATTGGACCCACTTGGGCTCACGGGTGGGCTACCGAATGGATACATTAATATTACACCCAGAATTAATG TACCTCCAGAGACATCTGCAGCCCCCCTTACCACCAATGTCCATGCCCTGCAAGTCTTCTCTGCATTTCTCCTGACTCTACTGCTGACCTTCTTCCTTTCATGA